From Raphanus sativus cultivar WK10039 unplaced genomic scaffold, ASM80110v3 Scaffold2232, whole genome shotgun sequence, the proteins below share one genomic window:
- the LOC130505386 gene encoding uncharacterized protein LOC130505386 translates to MKTGKLACGSRNLLGAFHLFHVSCVVHWFLFCESEILGSKMVCGKGKKRCTKQSGANMNGLVSNVSWQIFSVFCPECQGTGINIEGDEIERHVSAFSGMEVRGESE, encoded by the exons ATGAAGACAGGGAAACTTGCGTGTGGCAGCAGAAACCTCCTCGGTGCGTTCCACCTGTTTCACGTGTCTTGTGTCGTACACTGGTTTCTCTTCTGTGAGAGTGAAATACTTGGGAGCAAGATGGTGTGTGGAAAGGGGAAAAAGAGATGCACAAAGCAGAGTGGTGCGAACATGAATGGGTTGGTTAGCAATGTTAGCTGGCAAATATTTTCAGTGTTCTGTCCAGAATGTCAAGGCACTGGGATAAACATTGAAGGAGATGAGATTGAGAGACACGTTTCCGCTTTCTCAG GCATGGAGGTTCGGGGTGAAAGTGAGTGA